In Gemmata obscuriglobus, a single genomic region encodes these proteins:
- a CDS encoding TlpA-like protein, whose amino-acid sequence MSDTAPAAGPAMPSAPSRRWSRLPWLCAVAFSLPAALGCGTSDLAADAATGHASLGGQNAPAGKGQHDLPNLGALASVRQDGKGAKKDEKKEPAPELDGGVAWLNSAGPLTLKKDLKGKIVILDFWTLCCINCIHIMPDLAKLEKKYPNELVVIGVHSPKFENEKDTASIRKAILRYQIEHPVVNDADHKLWNKFQVDAWPTFVVIDPEGNLVGYTSGEGNYELLDVVVGKLVDEHKKKKTLDEKPIRFDLAKFRETGDTPLFFPGKVVADEPGRRLFIADSTHHRVVVTDLAGNKLHVIGTGAPGKTDGPFDKAQFDDPQGMAVRGDTLFVADRKNHLVREIDLKAKTVATIAGNGTQDHEAESRRLTQPVPAKEIGLNSPWDLWLGGDKLYIAMAGHHQIWALDLKEKNLIPYAGNGRETIGDGPLRRAMFAQPSGLTSDGKFLYVADSEISAIRKVPLDPEGKVETLVGRGLFVFGDVDGAGQAADGPLAAKTEARLQHALGVAHADGKLFIADTYNSKIKTYDLKSGEVKTFLGGRPLGWFGPDLFNEPAGISYAGGKLYVADTNAHRIRVVDVATKTVTTLHLKGVEPPAAPKK is encoded by the coding sequence ATGAGCGACACCGCGCCCGCGGCCGGCCCTGCCATGCCGTCCGCTCCGTCTCGACGTTGGAGCCGCTTACCGTGGCTGTGTGCCGTCGCCTTCTCCCTCCCAGCCGCCCTCGGGTGCGGGACCAGCGACCTCGCAGCGGACGCGGCCACCGGGCACGCGAGCCTAGGTGGGCAGAACGCACCGGCCGGTAAGGGCCAACACGATCTGCCGAACCTCGGCGCGCTCGCGAGCGTCCGGCAGGACGGGAAAGGTGCGAAGAAGGACGAGAAAAAGGAACCCGCACCGGAGCTGGACGGCGGGGTGGCCTGGCTCAACAGCGCCGGCCCGCTCACGCTCAAAAAAGACCTCAAGGGCAAGATCGTCATCCTCGACTTCTGGACGCTGTGCTGCATCAACTGCATCCACATCATGCCGGACCTGGCGAAGCTCGAAAAGAAGTACCCCAACGAACTCGTCGTGATCGGCGTTCACTCGCCGAAGTTCGAGAACGAGAAGGACACCGCCAGCATCCGCAAGGCGATCCTCCGCTACCAGATCGAGCACCCGGTGGTGAACGACGCCGACCACAAGCTCTGGAACAAGTTCCAGGTGGACGCGTGGCCCACGTTCGTGGTGATCGACCCCGAGGGCAATCTGGTCGGGTACACCTCGGGCGAGGGGAACTACGAGTTGCTCGACGTGGTCGTCGGGAAACTCGTTGACGAACACAAGAAAAAGAAGACGCTCGACGAGAAGCCGATCCGCTTCGATCTGGCCAAGTTTCGCGAGACCGGGGACACGCCGCTGTTCTTCCCGGGCAAGGTCGTCGCGGACGAACCGGGCCGGCGGCTGTTCATCGCGGACAGCACCCACCACCGGGTCGTGGTCACCGACCTCGCGGGGAACAAGCTGCACGTCATCGGCACCGGGGCGCCGGGCAAAACCGACGGCCCGTTCGATAAGGCGCAGTTCGACGACCCGCAGGGGATGGCGGTGCGCGGCGACACGCTGTTCGTGGCCGACCGCAAGAACCACCTCGTCCGCGAGATCGATCTGAAGGCGAAGACCGTTGCGACGATCGCCGGAAACGGCACCCAGGACCACGAGGCCGAGAGCCGGCGGCTGACGCAGCCCGTCCCCGCGAAGGAGATCGGGCTGAACAGCCCGTGGGACCTGTGGCTGGGCGGCGACAAGCTGTACATCGCGATGGCCGGGCACCACCAGATCTGGGCGCTCGACCTGAAGGAGAAGAACCTGATCCCGTACGCCGGGAACGGCCGCGAAACGATCGGCGACGGCCCCCTGCGGCGGGCGATGTTCGCGCAGCCCAGCGGGCTGACCAGCGACGGGAAGTTCCTGTACGTCGCGGACAGTGAGATCAGCGCGATCCGCAAGGTGCCGCTGGACCCCGAAGGTAAAGTGGAAACGCTCGTCGGCCGCGGGCTGTTCGTGTTCGGCGACGTGGACGGCGCGGGGCAGGCCGCCGACGGCCCCCTCGCAGCCAAAACGGAGGCCCGGTTGCAGCACGCCCTCGGGGTGGCTCACGCCGACGGCAAGCTGTTCATCGCCGACACGTACAACAGCAAGATCAAGACCTACGACCTGAAGTCGGGCGAGGTGAAGACGTTCCTGGGCGGGCGGCCGCTCGGGTGGTTCGGCCCGGACCTGTTCAACGAACCCGCGGGCATCAGCTACGCCGGCGGCAAGCTCTACGTCGCCGACACGAACGCCCACCGCATCCGCGTCGTGGACGTCGCGACCAAGACGGTCACCACGCTGCACCTGAAGGGCGTCGAACCGCCCGCCGCACCGAAGAAGTAA
- a CDS encoding DUF3500 domain-containing protein, with the protein MTRVRIPVLILTLAAVAGVALVGTSAPEATGGKMTASANAFLASLTPELKTKARFDFNDKHRTAWFFTPQQDKEKKFTRKGARLEEMTADQKKAALALLRSGLSAKGYEQATTIIDLENLLLELEGPKGAMTRNSNWYFVSIFGEPSSTGKWGWRFEGHHLSVNYTIDKGEVVAGAPILFASNPAEVKAGPKKGLRPLPEIEDHARALISSLKDDQNKLAKQPKAFPEINEGQPKANVGAPVGITADKLAAEQKATLLKLVTAYADRMPEEFAAAEIKKVTGTPDEKLYFAYSGGPKPGEPYTYRVQGPEFVVEFLNVQADSAKTPANHIHSAWRRLPIDFGLTE; encoded by the coding sequence ATGACCCGCGTCCGCATTCCCGTTCTGATCCTCACACTGGCCGCGGTGGCCGGCGTGGCACTCGTCGGCACCTCCGCCCCGGAGGCGACCGGCGGGAAGATGACCGCGTCCGCCAACGCGTTTCTGGCGTCGCTCACCCCCGAACTCAAAACCAAGGCCCGCTTCGACTTCAACGACAAGCACCGCACGGCGTGGTTCTTCACCCCGCAACAGGACAAGGAGAAGAAGTTCACCCGCAAGGGCGCGCGGCTCGAAGAGATGACCGCGGACCAGAAGAAGGCCGCCCTGGCGCTGCTGCGGTCCGGCCTCTCGGCGAAGGGGTACGAGCAGGCCACCACGATCATCGACCTCGAGAACCTGCTGCTCGAACTCGAGGGGCCGAAGGGCGCGATGACCCGCAACAGCAACTGGTACTTCGTAAGCATCTTCGGCGAGCCGTCGAGTACCGGGAAGTGGGGGTGGCGGTTCGAGGGGCACCACCTGTCGGTGAACTACACGATCGACAAGGGGGAGGTGGTGGCCGGCGCCCCGATCCTGTTCGCGAGCAACCCCGCGGAGGTGAAAGCCGGCCCGAAGAAGGGCCTGCGCCCGCTGCCCGAAATCGAGGACCACGCCCGCGCGCTCATCAGCTCGCTGAAGGACGACCAGAACAAGCTCGCGAAGCAGCCGAAAGCGTTCCCGGAAATTAACGAGGGGCAGCCGAAGGCGAACGTGGGCGCGCCGGTGGGGATCACCGCCGACAAACTCGCCGCCGAACAGAAGGCGACACTGCTGAAACTCGTGACGGCGTACGCGGACCGGATGCCGGAGGAGTTCGCGGCGGCCGAGATCAAGAAGGTGACCGGCACGCCCGACGAGAAGCTGTACTTCGCGTACAGCGGCGGCCCGAAGCCGGGCGAGCCGTACACCTACCGCGTACAGGGTCCGGAGTTCGTGGTAGAGTTCCTGAACGTGCAAGCCGACAGCGCGAAGACCCCGGCGAACCACATCCACAGCGCCTGGCGCCGGCTCCCGATCGACTTCGGGCTGACGGAATAA
- a CDS encoding sigma-54-dependent transcriptional regulator: MSAPAEPLQVLVIDDDKTLAETISESLDRRGHSCTVATGGKAGVAKLEQEAFDVVLTDLKMADLHGLEVVERCKQLRPEAEVYVITGFADVKTAVEAMKRGAAHYLQKPLDLAELRAVIENSAKRVGTLRELRRQLDEKFGFEGVVGNSPKMQRVLQLLKAYAPSSASVLILGENGTGKDLAARALHTNGPRRTKPFTAMNCAGLTESLLDSEMFGHEKGAFTGADRQRVGRFEHAHGGTLFLDEIGDMPLSLQAKLLRALENGEVVRVGTNEPLKVDVRIIAATNKDLQKEVEAGRFRQDLYFRLKVGTVKLPPLREHREDIPQLVSHFLKEFARRDNKPVPKVAPAVWKSFEGYDWPGNVRELRNLLASMMVLDLDGELTPDDFPEDPGVKPAGTAERPHGPDQLVGRPLDEVERYYIEKALDLTGGNREEAARLLNISERTLYRKIQEWKKGGEKPPEKPAE, translated from the coding sequence ATGTCCGCGCCTGCCGAACCGCTCCAGGTTCTTGTGATCGACGACGACAAGACACTCGCGGAGACGATCTCCGAGAGCCTGGACCGGCGCGGCCACTCGTGTACCGTGGCCACCGGCGGAAAGGCCGGGGTCGCGAAGCTCGAGCAGGAAGCGTTCGACGTGGTGCTCACCGACCTCAAAATGGCCGACCTGCACGGGCTGGAGGTGGTCGAGCGGTGCAAGCAGTTGCGGCCCGAGGCCGAGGTGTACGTCATCACCGGGTTCGCGGACGTGAAGACCGCCGTCGAGGCCATGAAGCGCGGGGCCGCCCACTACCTTCAAAAGCCCCTCGACCTCGCCGAGCTGCGGGCGGTGATCGAGAACTCGGCCAAGCGGGTCGGCACGCTGCGGGAGCTGCGCCGCCAGCTCGACGAGAAGTTCGGGTTCGAGGGCGTCGTCGGCAACAGCCCGAAGATGCAGCGGGTGCTCCAGCTCTTGAAGGCGTATGCCCCGTCGAGTGCGTCGGTGCTGATCCTGGGCGAGAACGGGACCGGGAAGGACCTGGCGGCCCGCGCGCTGCACACCAACGGCCCACGCCGCACGAAGCCGTTCACCGCGATGAACTGCGCCGGGCTGACCGAGAGCCTGCTCGACAGCGAGATGTTCGGGCACGAGAAGGGGGCGTTCACCGGGGCGGACCGGCAGCGGGTGGGCCGGTTCGAGCACGCCCACGGCGGCACCCTGTTCCTCGACGAGATCGGCGACATGCCGCTGTCGCTCCAGGCCAAGCTGCTCCGGGCGCTGGAGAACGGCGAGGTGGTCCGCGTCGGGACCAACGAGCCGCTCAAGGTGGACGTGCGCATCATCGCCGCGACCAACAAGGACCTTCAGAAGGAGGTGGAGGCCGGGCGGTTCCGGCAGGACCTGTACTTCCGGCTCAAGGTCGGGACGGTGAAGCTGCCCCCCCTACGCGAGCACCGCGAGGACATTCCGCAACTGGTGTCGCACTTCCTGAAGGAGTTCGCGCGGCGCGACAACAAGCCCGTCCCGAAGGTGGCGCCGGCGGTGTGGAAATCGTTCGAGGGATACGACTGGCCCGGGAACGTGCGCGAGCTGCGCAACCTGCTCGCGAGCATGATGGTGCTGGACCTGGACGGCGAGCTGACGCCCGACGACTTCCCCGAAGACCCCGGGGTGAAGCCCGCCGGGACCGCCGAGCGGCCGCACGGTCCGGACCAGTTGGTCGGCCGGCCGCTGGACGAGGTGGAGCGGTACTACATCGAAAAGGCACTGGACCTCACCGGCGGGAACCGCGAGGAGGCCGCCCGCTTGCTCAACATCAGCGAGCGGACCCTGTACCGCAAAATCCAGGAGTGGAAGAAGGGGGGCGAGAAGCCGCCCGAGAAGCCCGCCGAATGA
- a CDS encoding DUF4261 domain-containing protein, with product MADDLLDRFFGKGVPKLGGPPVANPRLRDPLGLQCLFDIPLDLKADAVRAAVRDYHPDLDQATVELFHVPPDDKKRDKPHDLEPAIMGLVAWGPHVIKLVAFAGPMPPEAVRACVQPAHFAPEFKEVAYRHQTHVMLYYNGYDQDPLEQYVALAAVAGVLATFGAVFTLNETARTAIPAPVLTAHEEDNGDMLGALRGLPLVLLYCGFVKLEIEGQPGVWMRTYGAHRFGLPDLALHAADHTSAQFTFELFGNALRYLRTSGQRFAPGHTMQVGDDLFLRLRARTPDEWYLDSEGEMLVAERAAGLDVSAHA from the coding sequence ATGGCCGACGACCTGCTGGACCGCTTTTTCGGAAAGGGCGTGCCGAAGCTCGGCGGCCCGCCGGTCGCGAACCCGCGGCTCCGGGACCCGCTCGGGCTCCAGTGCCTGTTCGACATCCCCCTGGACCTCAAGGCCGACGCGGTCCGGGCCGCCGTCCGCGACTACCACCCGGACCTCGACCAGGCGACCGTCGAGCTGTTCCACGTCCCGCCGGACGACAAGAAGCGCGACAAGCCGCACGACCTGGAACCGGCGATCATGGGCCTCGTCGCCTGGGGGCCGCACGTCATCAAGCTGGTGGCGTTCGCCGGCCCGATGCCCCCGGAGGCGGTGCGGGCGTGCGTGCAGCCCGCGCACTTCGCCCCGGAGTTCAAGGAGGTCGCGTACCGGCACCAGACGCATGTGATGCTCTACTACAACGGGTACGACCAGGACCCGCTGGAGCAGTACGTCGCGCTCGCCGCGGTGGCGGGCGTGCTCGCCACGTTCGGGGCGGTGTTCACGCTGAACGAGACCGCGCGGACGGCGATCCCGGCGCCCGTGCTCACGGCGCACGAGGAGGACAACGGCGACATGCTCGGCGCCCTCCGCGGGCTGCCGCTCGTGCTGCTGTACTGCGGGTTCGTGAAGCTGGAAATCGAGGGGCAGCCCGGGGTGTGGATGCGCACCTACGGCGCACACCGGTTCGGGCTGCCGGACCTGGCGCTCCACGCGGCCGATCACACGTCCGCGCAGTTCACGTTCGAGCTGTTCGGCAACGCGCTCCGCTACCTCCGCACGTCCGGCCAGCGGTTCGCCCCGGGGCACACGATGCAGGTCGGCGACGACCTGTTCCTGCGCCTCCGCGCCCGTACCCCGGACGAGTGGTACCTGGACAGCGAGGGCGAAATGCTGGTCGCCGAGCGGGCCGCGGGGCTCGATGTCTCGGCCCACGCGTAA
- a CDS encoding protein-disulfide reductase DsbD family protein, protein MVRSALPLAAFVLFVLSAPAGAQPDIGAKGNLPKEFAARASVSVEVVPAKAKRGETVLVKLTVAPRPEAHAWTYPAFPKDGEEQLSRNTLAFPPPGDLIFIGKLADPAVAWKEKPRDTGVGLDQYTESPVTWELKAVVSPKAAVGPKAVLLEGIRLQVCDARKCIPTDGRKLPPAEFTVEEGESTTINAADYAEATKAPLPAPKPPPSGADGTKPTTTAAHDKVAVRKNAKPTDAYAAEMKAFETTVVGAEPPPPPTLWAFVATAALWGLISLVTPCVFPMIPITVSIFLKQAHGSLGERLKLASVYCLTIITVLGLSAFTLLKFMAWLSTHPVTNVLLGALFFVLALSLFGMYDIGLPNALQKRLQAKQSKGGVIGTIFGALAFTVISFTCVAPFLGGFAGIAGSDSSFTVKEIAGGLAFATAFAAPFFVLALVPGLLKALPRSGGWLDSVKVVMGFLELAAALKFLRTAELRLLPSTEYFTFDLVLGGWVAISFACGLYLLNAYRLPHDEEQPNISVPRLIFALLFLGLSAYLAPALLKFDGKPQRPSGAVYAWVEAFLLPEDKPAEAGAEEAWGTDLQEALDASKKSGQPVFVDFTGKTCSNCRLNEQNVFPQAAVRDEFRKFEKVKLFTDEVPEPFYAADPGGRARTAEGRANGDFQLAVFKTNQLPLYAVLAPQQDGKVKVFGVYDEGKINDAGKFAAFLKESREKAKR, encoded by the coding sequence ATGGTGCGCTCCGCCCTCCCTCTCGCCGCCTTCGTGCTGTTCGTCCTTTCCGCACCGGCCGGCGCACAACCCGACATCGGTGCCAAGGGGAATTTGCCGAAGGAGTTCGCCGCCCGCGCGAGTGTGAGCGTCGAGGTCGTACCCGCGAAGGCCAAGCGGGGTGAAACGGTGCTGGTCAAGCTGACGGTCGCCCCCCGGCCGGAGGCGCATGCGTGGACGTACCCCGCCTTCCCGAAGGACGGGGAGGAGCAGTTGTCGCGCAACACGCTCGCGTTCCCCCCGCCCGGCGACCTCATCTTCATCGGCAAGCTCGCCGACCCGGCGGTGGCCTGGAAGGAGAAGCCGCGCGACACGGGCGTGGGACTGGACCAGTACACCGAGTCGCCGGTCACGTGGGAGCTGAAAGCGGTCGTCTCGCCGAAAGCGGCGGTCGGGCCGAAGGCGGTTCTGCTTGAGGGCATCCGGCTCCAGGTGTGCGACGCACGAAAGTGCATCCCGACCGACGGTCGGAAACTGCCGCCCGCCGAGTTCACGGTTGAAGAGGGCGAATCCACCACCATCAACGCCGCGGACTACGCCGAGGCGACAAAGGCCCCCCTTCCGGCGCCGAAGCCACCCCCGTCCGGCGCGGACGGGACGAAGCCGACCACCACCGCTGCGCACGACAAGGTTGCGGTACGCAAGAACGCCAAGCCGACCGACGCCTACGCCGCGGAGATGAAGGCGTTCGAGACCACGGTGGTCGGCGCCGAGCCGCCGCCGCCGCCCACGCTGTGGGCGTTCGTCGCGACGGCCGCGCTGTGGGGGCTGATCTCGCTGGTCACCCCGTGCGTGTTCCCGATGATCCCCATCACGGTGAGCATCTTCCTGAAGCAGGCGCACGGGTCGCTGGGCGAGCGGCTCAAGCTGGCGTCGGTGTACTGCCTCACCATCATCACGGTCCTCGGACTGTCGGCGTTCACGCTGCTCAAGTTCATGGCGTGGCTGAGCACCCACCCGGTCACGAACGTCCTCCTCGGTGCGCTGTTCTTCGTGCTGGCGCTGAGCCTGTTCGGGATGTACGACATCGGCCTCCCGAACGCGCTCCAGAAACGGCTCCAGGCCAAACAGTCGAAGGGCGGCGTAATCGGTACCATTTTCGGGGCGCTCGCGTTCACCGTCATCAGTTTTACCTGCGTGGCCCCGTTCCTGGGCGGGTTCGCGGGGATCGCGGGGTCCGACAGCAGCTTCACCGTCAAGGAGATCGCGGGCGGGCTGGCGTTCGCGACCGCGTTCGCCGCGCCGTTCTTCGTGCTGGCGCTGGTGCCCGGGTTGTTAAAGGCGCTGCCGCGGTCGGGCGGGTGGTTGGACAGCGTGAAGGTGGTGATGGGGTTCCTTGAACTGGCCGCGGCGCTGAAGTTCCTGCGCACCGCCGAACTGCGGCTGCTGCCGAGCACGGAGTACTTCACGTTCGACCTCGTGCTCGGCGGGTGGGTGGCGATCAGCTTCGCGTGCGGGCTGTACCTCTTGAATGCCTACCGCCTGCCGCACGACGAAGAGCAGCCGAACATCAGCGTCCCGCGGCTCATCTTCGCGCTGCTGTTCCTCGGGCTGTCGGCGTACCTCGCCCCGGCGCTCCTCAAGTTCGACGGCAAGCCGCAGCGGCCGTCGGGCGCGGTGTACGCGTGGGTGGAGGCGTTCCTGCTGCCCGAAGACAAGCCGGCCGAGGCGGGTGCGGAAGAGGCGTGGGGCACGGACCTGCAGGAGGCCCTCGACGCCTCGAAGAAGAGCGGGCAGCCAGTGTTCGTGGACTTCACCGGGAAGACGTGTTCGAACTGCCGACTCAACGAGCAGAACGTGTTTCCGCAAGCCGCGGTGCGCGACGAGTTCCGCAAGTTCGAGAAGGTGAAGCTGTTCACCGACGAGGTCCCGGAGCCGTTCTACGCGGCGGACCCGGGCGGACGTGCCCGCACCGCCGAGGGTCGCGCAAACGGCGACTTTCAGCTCGCAGTGTTCAAGACGAACCAGCTCCCGCTGTACGCCGTGCTCGCCCCGCAACAGGACGGCAAGGTGAAGGTGTTCGGGGTGTACGACGAAGGGAAGATCAACGACGCCGGGAAGTTTGCCGCGTTCCTGAAGGAGTCACGCGAGAAGGCGAAGCGGTGA
- a CDS encoding metallophosphoesterase family protein, translating to MRIGVVSDTHDRQEAVAEAVRLLMEQEVELILHCGDIESPDTVRVFRPVPTHFVFGNWDKDKNRLATAIKDVGGTHYDSFGALTLGDKRIAWVHSHERHQLRQLENADFFDYVFYGHTHVREQHRTGRTLVANPGALFRANPKTCIVLDVATGEIKPIIVLGKTAGSVASAPAVPAPGEESAGSIVVPPSPVPDAPLPPPTPG from the coding sequence ATGCGGATCGGGGTTGTCAGCGACACCCACGACCGCCAGGAGGCGGTCGCGGAAGCCGTTCGCCTCCTGATGGAGCAGGAGGTTGAGCTCATTTTGCATTGCGGCGACATCGAGTCGCCCGATACGGTTCGCGTGTTCCGACCGGTCCCCACGCACTTCGTGTTCGGCAACTGGGACAAAGACAAAAATCGGCTCGCGACCGCCATCAAGGACGTGGGCGGTACGCACTACGACTCGTTCGGCGCGCTGACCCTCGGGGACAAGCGCATCGCGTGGGTCCACAGCCACGAGCGGCACCAGTTGCGCCAGTTGGAGAACGCGGACTTCTTCGATTACGTGTTCTACGGCCACACTCACGTCCGCGAGCAGCACCGCACCGGCCGCACGCTCGTCGCGAACCCCGGCGCGCTGTTCCGCGCCAACCCGAAAACGTGCATCGTGCTGGACGTGGCGACCGGTGAGATCAAGCCGATCATTGTACTCGGTAAGACGGCGGGGAGCGTCGCCAGCGCGCCCGCCGTGCCCGCCCCGGGCGAAGAAAGTGCCGGGTCGATCGTGGTGCCGCCGAGCCCCGTGCCGGACGCCCCTCTTCCGCCGCCCACTCCTGGCTAG
- a CDS encoding Gfo/Idh/MocA family protein: MLNRGNLSRRGFMNRSVTALTLAGLPAWHAKDWFGTQARADEPKTGANGKINIGVIGVGPNPRRSNALYGEAKKYKDKVNFTMVCDVDGRHVDHAVAQYKKDGFGVKGTKDFRELVTSKDVDAVIVATPDHWHAIIAVAAMKAGKDVYCEKPLTLTIEEALAMKAATAETKRVLQTGSQQRSEFGGRFRLATELVRAGRIGKVESIECRIGENPQSGPIKEVEAPKELDWDMWLGPTPKVPYRQDGGKTNCHYEFRWWYDYSGGKMTDWGAHHIDIAQWMLDMDGSGPVRTEVLEAAKAYDKGDGYNCHKTFKVLHTYANGVKVEVSHGAGSTVKGLVDTNGNPRKGDLMGFENGVLVKGDKGTLFVGRGLLLASDKAVFAPFKDGDKPKLYSSVPRDQMGNFLDCVKTRETPICGVEVGAGSVIVCHLGTIALRTGLKLDWDAKTNTFKQSEANKHIARERRGGWKIS, translated from the coding sequence ATGTTGAACCGCGGAAACCTCTCCCGCCGGGGGTTCATGAACCGCTCGGTCACGGCCCTGACGCTCGCCGGGCTGCCGGCGTGGCACGCCAAGGACTGGTTCGGCACCCAGGCCCGCGCCGACGAGCCCAAGACCGGCGCCAACGGCAAAATTAACATCGGGGTGATCGGGGTCGGCCCGAACCCGCGCCGCTCGAACGCGCTGTACGGCGAGGCCAAGAAGTACAAGGACAAGGTGAACTTCACGATGGTGTGCGACGTGGACGGCCGCCACGTCGACCACGCGGTGGCCCAGTACAAGAAGGACGGCTTCGGCGTTAAGGGCACGAAGGACTTCCGGGAACTGGTGACCAGCAAGGACGTGGACGCGGTGATCGTCGCGACCCCCGACCACTGGCACGCGATCATCGCGGTCGCGGCGATGAAGGCCGGGAAGGACGTGTACTGCGAGAAGCCGCTCACGCTGACGATCGAAGAGGCGCTCGCGATGAAGGCCGCGACCGCCGAGACCAAGAGGGTCCTCCAGACCGGCAGCCAGCAGCGGTCCGAGTTCGGCGGCCGGTTCCGGCTCGCGACCGAACTGGTCCGCGCCGGCCGCATCGGCAAGGTGGAAAGCATCGAGTGCCGGATCGGCGAGAACCCCCAGAGCGGGCCGATCAAGGAGGTGGAGGCGCCGAAGGAACTGGACTGGGACATGTGGCTCGGGCCGACCCCGAAAGTGCCGTACCGGCAGGACGGCGGCAAGACGAACTGCCACTACGAGTTCCGCTGGTGGTACGACTACAGCGGCGGGAAGATGACCGACTGGGGCGCGCACCACATCGACATCGCGCAGTGGATGCTGGACATGGACGGCAGCGGCCCGGTCCGCACGGAGGTGCTCGAGGCCGCCAAGGCCTACGATAAGGGCGACGGGTACAACTGCCATAAGACGTTTAAGGTGCTGCACACCTACGCGAACGGCGTGAAGGTGGAGGTGAGCCACGGCGCCGGCTCGACCGTGAAGGGGCTGGTGGACACGAACGGCAACCCGCGCAAGGGCGACCTGATGGGGTTCGAGAACGGCGTGCTGGTGAAGGGCGACAAGGGCACGCTGTTCGTGGGTCGCGGGCTGTTGCTGGCCAGCGATAAAGCGGTGTTCGCGCCGTTCAAGGACGGGGACAAGCCGAAGCTGTACTCGTCGGTCCCGCGGGACCAGATGGGCAACTTCCTCGACTGCGTGAAGACGCGCGAGACGCCGATCTGCGGCGTGGAGGTGGGGGCCGGGTCGGTGATCGTGTGCCACCTGGGCACGATCGCTTTGCGGACCGGTCTGAAACTGGACTGGGACGCGAAGACGAACACGTTCAAGCAGTCGGAGGCGAACAAGCACATCGCTCGCGAGCGCCGCGGCGGCTGGAAGATCAGCTAA
- a CDS encoding tetratricopeptide repeat protein yields MGTDQPSELSNLVRRAHAYTRRAEYPKALEAFSAAIDLEPADAELYFHRGNAYAAAGRHAEAVADFTQAVELRPDYAEAYHNRATAHVDAGDLDAALADYTRAVELDPEDPDAINGRAAVYSRQKNFDAAFADYETAAKLAPDTFRVFFNRANAHSSLNKHEDAVTDYTAALRISPRSARAYLYRAMSLEALDRTAEALTDLSTALRLQPTSAEAFWQRARVYAACDEHEKAVADFTWLLKLDPKHADALNLRGVSHAELGEHAKAVADFTRAIAIDPNDVAPWFNRGLSHTRTRDTQAAIDDFTKSIELAPDDPAAYVQRGYAFHELREADRAVADFTRAIDLRPDSGRPYFGRALANRRKGDLHAAVADASAVIERNPQSDSAYNLRASLRHQIGDLVGALEDHQKAFEIDPDDAATLNHLAWIRATCSQDDLRDGAAALRDALRACELTNHEAPGYVDTLAAAYAELGRFEEAATWQEKAVELAPEASKADYESRLTLYREGKPFRDPPPAEPQV; encoded by the coding sequence ATGGGAACCGATCAGCCGTCGGAATTGTCGAACCTCGTCCGCCGCGCCCACGCCTACACGCGCCGCGCCGAGTACCCCAAGGCGCTGGAGGCGTTCTCCGCCGCCATCGACCTTGAGCCGGCCGACGCCGAGCTGTACTTCCACCGCGGCAACGCCTACGCCGCCGCCGGGCGGCACGCCGAGGCGGTCGCGGACTTCACCCAGGCCGTCGAGCTGCGCCCGGACTACGCGGAGGCGTACCACAACCGCGCCACCGCGCACGTGGACGCCGGCGACCTGGACGCGGCCCTGGCCGACTACACCCGGGCCGTCGAACTCGACCCCGAGGACCCCGACGCGATCAACGGCCGCGCGGCGGTGTACAGCCGCCAGAAGAACTTCGACGCGGCGTTCGCCGACTACGAGACCGCCGCGAAGCTGGCCCCCGACACGTTCCGCGTGTTCTTCAACCGCGCCAACGCGCACTCGTCGCTCAACAAGCACGAGGACGCCGTCACCGATTACACCGCCGCGCTCCGCATCAGCCCGCGGAGCGCCCGCGCGTACCTGTACCGTGCGATGTCGCTCGAGGCCCTCGACCGCACCGCCGAGGCGCTGACCGACCTGAGCACCGCGCTGCGGCTCCAGCCGACCAGCGCGGAGGCGTTCTGGCAGCGGGCGCGGGTGTACGCGGCGTGCGACGAGCACGAAAAGGCCGTCGCCGACTTCACCTGGCTCCTGAAACTGGACCCGAAGCACGCCGACGCGCTCAACCTGCGGGGCGTGTCGCACGCGGAACTCGGCGAGCACGCGAAGGCCGTTGCCGACTTCACGCGGGCCATCGCGATCGATCCGAACGACGTGGCCCCGTGGTTCAACCGCGGGCTGTCGCACACCCGCACGCGCGACACGCAAGCGGCGATCGACGACTTCACGAAGTCGATCGAGCTGGCGCCGGACGACCCCGCGGCCTACGTCCAGCGCGGGTACGCGTTCCACGAGCTGCGCGAGGCGGACCGGGCGGTCGCGGACTTCACCCGGGCCATCGACCTGCGGCCGGACAGCGGGCGGCCGTACTTCGGCCGGGCGCTCGCCAACCGCCGCAAAGGTGACCTCCACGCGGCCGTGGCGGACGCGTCCGCGGTGATCGAGCGCAACCCGCAATCGGACTCGGCGTACAACCTGCGTGCCTCGCTGCGGCACCAGATCGGCGACCTCGTCGGAGCGCTGGAGGACCACCAGAAAGCGTTCGAGATCGACCCCGACGACGCGGCCACGCTGAACCACCTCGCCTGGATCCGCGCGACGTGTTCGCAGGACGACCTGCGCGACGGCGCGGCCGCGCTGCGTGACGCCCTTCGCGCGTGCGAGCTGACGAACCACGAGGCGCCGGGGTACGTGGACACGCTCGCGGCGGCCTACGCGGAGCTGGGCCGGTTCGAGGAGGCCGCGACGTGGCAGGAAAAGGCAGTCGAACTCGCGCCGGAGGCGAGCAAAGCCGATTACGAATCGCGGCTCACGCTTTACCGCGAGGGCAAGCCGTTTCGCGACCCGCCTCCCGCAGAACCTCAAGTCTGA